Proteins encoded by one window of Rutidosis leptorrhynchoides isolate AG116_Rl617_1_P2 chromosome 7, CSIRO_AGI_Rlap_v1, whole genome shotgun sequence:
- the LOC139859071 gene encoding uncharacterized protein, whose amino-acid sequence MRQRRWVELINDYGCDIRYHPGKANIVAVALSRKERVKPLRVRSLNMTIQTNLVSRIQNAQLEVMKEENVKKEGISDKDKNFKVKIDGTRYFANRIWIPKIGGLREIVMDEAHKTRYSIHPGSGKMYHDLKEFY is encoded by the coding sequence ATGCGACAAAGACGTTGGGTGGAGCTTATAAATGATTACGGTTGTGATATTCGATATCATCCAGGGAAAGCGAACATTGTAGCCGTTGCATTGAGTCGCAAAGAAAGGGTTAAACCTCTAAGAGTTAGGTCATTGAATATGACTATTCAGACAAACCTTGTGTCTCGTATTCAAAATGCACAATTGGAAGTTATGAAGGAAGAGAACGTGAAGAAAGAAGGAATTAGTGATAAGGATAAGAACTTTAAAGTTAAGATTGACGGAACCCGATATTTTGCAAACAGAATTTGGATTCCGAAGATTGGTGGATTGAGAGAGATTGTGATGGATGAAGCACACAagacgagatattcaattcatccagggtcTGGAAAAATGTACCATGACCTAAAGGAATTCTATTAG